One Miscanthus floridulus cultivar M001 unplaced genomic scaffold, ASM1932011v1 os_2481_1_2, whole genome shotgun sequence genomic region harbors:
- the LOC136535026 gene encoding uncharacterized protein, which yields MDESSCRSTTLVGFLIRGSGISLRNQSNEDRPSQYNKQPGKSSNLNPVKSRFTENKEKPRYFQGPFHSSSSRASSVSSSKAPVRKYCDERQKRPFLAETDIAESSNRRTEVRRLQSGKKASVFGDGHPYMQKGTSEASSSSTTTEGSLPEDHDLGVLDVFGSSGSSARAVNSRNTALNAMAHRQKIKEESNSGRHQGASTFVRRHTLQTTGVRSSTAPGTTITGAQRRGLKNLGCTSISDVLPSGCSSSDSVRDRRVEVTKKRTSDAESSSRSRGISEQSNLSQPHASYPGSTGPQARAVKQLASQQTARTNSRSIQDPTDSIRTRRPFTPRARERMIPGEREDSVFALHETVASVHPECGHFHMDGTPPERLGRPFYAELPHAIYLSNRQGSTSQTERRRSTSRTEESPQQMFHGMFGERDGYRHVNMEGIAQALLALDRIEDDDELTYEQLLVLETNLLLSGLDLHDQHEDMRLDIDNMSYEELLALEDHIGSVSTALNEEQFAKCVNQSVHEARNSGRDVNNIAADDVKCSICQEE from the exons ATGGACGAATCTTCCTGTAGATCCACTACCCTAGTTGGGTTTCTTATAAGAGGTTCTGGCATTTCATTGAGAAATCAAAGCAATGAGGATAGGCCAAGCCAGTACAACAAGCAGCCAGGGAAGAGTTCAAATCTCAATCCTGTAAAATCACGGTTCACTGAAAACAAAGAGAAGCCAAGGTATTTTCAAGGGCCATTTCATTCATCAAGTTCTAGGGCATCATCTGTAAGCTCTTCAAAAGCTCCTGTTAGAAAATATTGCGATGAGAGACAAAAACGGCCCTTTTTGGCAGAGACAGACATTGCTGAAAGCAGTAACAGAAGAACTGAGGTTAGACGCCTACAAAGTGGCAAGAAAGCTTCTGTATTTGGCGATGGGCATCCATACATGCAGAAGGGTACATCAGAAGCTTCATCATCCTCAACAACTACTGAAGGAAGCTTGCCAGAAGACCATGATCTTGGAGTTTTAGATGTTTTTGGTTCTTCAGGGAGTTCTGCACGTGCAGTTAATTCGAGAAATACTGCATTGAATGCTATGGCACATAGGCAAAAGATTAAAGAAGAATCGAATTCAGGTAGACATCAAGGTGCTTCCACTTTTGTTCGTCGGCATACTTTACAAACTACTGGTGTCAGGTCATCAACTGCCCCTGGCACTACCATTACTGGAGCACAGAGACGTGGCCTAAAAAATCTTGGTTGCACTTCAATATCTGATGTTCTGCCTTCAGGATGTTCTTCATCTGATTCTGTCCGTGATAGGAGGGTCGAAGTTACAAAGAAGAGAACTTCTGATGCAGAAAGTTCTTCAAGATCAAGGGGAATAAGTGAACAATCTAATTTAAGTCAGCCGCATGCTAGTTATCCTGGCAGTACTGGTCCTCAAGCTAGAGCTGTTAAACAATTAGCTTCTCAACAAACAGCAAGGACCAATAGCAGAAGTATTCAGGATCCTACAGATTCGATAAGGACTAGACGACCTTTTACTCCGCGTGCCAGGGAGAGGATGATACCAGGTGAAAGAGAGGACAGCGTATTTGCTCTGCATGAGACTGTTGCAAGCGTTCATCCAGAATGCGGTCATTTTCACATGGATGGTACTCCCCCAGAGAGATTAGGAAGACCCTTTTATGCAGAATTACCTCATGCAATTTATTTATCTAATCGTCAAGGCTCAACTAGTCAGACAGAAAGGAGAAGATCTACGTCTCGTACTGAGGAAAGCCCCCAACAGATGTTCCATGGTATGTTTGGGGAGAGAGACGGCTACAGGCACGTAAACATGGAAGGTATTGCACAG GCGTTGCTAGCATTGGATAGgattgaagatgatgatgaattgaCTTATGAG CAACTGCTGGTGCTAGAAACTAATCTGCTCTTAAGTGGCCTTGATTTGCACGATCAGCACGAAGATATGAGATTGGATATCGACAATATGTCATATGAG GAACTACTTGCTTTGGAAGATCATATTGGCTCAGTGAGTACTGCCCTTAATGAAGAGCAATTTGCCAAGTGTGTAAACCAAAGCGTACACGAAGCAAGAAATTCTGGTAGAGATGTgaacaacattgcagcagatgatGTGAAATGTAGCATATGTCAG GAGGAATAA